From a region of the Panicum virgatum strain AP13 chromosome 2K, P.virgatum_v5, whole genome shotgun sequence genome:
- the LOC120671526 gene encoding chlorophyllase-1-like, which produces MATHQQVLEPPPPAVATSVFQPGKLSVELIPVDHDALPAPPIPILIAAPKDAGTYPVAVLLHGFFLQNRFYEQLLRHVASFGFVMVAPQFRTSLVSGGDADDIAAAARVADWLPGGLPPALPAGVEADLSRLALAGHSRGGHTAFALALGHAETALKFSALIGIDPVAGTGRSSQLPPAILTFKPSSLDVAMPVMVVGTGLGGGGANVLFPPCAPGEVSHAEFYRECRPPCYHLVARDYGHLDMLDDDAPKLVTGLCKQGSSDKDVMRRTVAGIMVAFLRSALGEEDSEDLKAILGDPGLAPTTLDPVEYRLA; this is translated from the coding sequence ATGGCGACCCACCAGCAGGTTcttgagccgccgccgcctgcagtgGCCACCTCGGTGTTCCAGCCAGGGAAGCTCTCCGTTGAGTTGATCCCCGTGGATCACGACGCGCTCCCGGCGCCGCCGATCCCGATCCTGATCGCCGCCCCCAAGGACGCCGGAACCTACCCCGTCGCCGTGCTCCTGCACGGCTTCTTCCTCCAGAACCGCTTCTACGAGCAGCTCCTCCGGCACGTCGCCTCGTTCGGGTTCGTCATGGTGGCGCCGCAGTTCCGCACCAGCCTCGTgtccggcggcgacgccgacgaCATCGCCGCCGCGGCAAGGGTCGCCGACTGGCTCCccgggggcctgccgcccgcgcTCCCTGCCGGCGTCGAGGCCGACCTCTCCAGGCTCGCGCTGGCCGGCCACAGCCGCGGCGGCCACACGGCCTTCGCCCTGGCCCTGGGCCACGCCGAGACCGCCCTTAAGTTCTCCGCGCTCATCGGGATCGACCCCGTCGCCGGCACCGGCAGGTCCTCCCAGCTCCCGCCGGCGATCCTCACCTTCAAGCCCTCCTCGCTCGACGTCGCGATGCCGGTGATGGTCGTCGGCACCGGGctgggcgggggcggggcgaaCGTGCTGTTCCCTCCCTGCGCGCCCGGGGAGGTGAGCCACGCCGAGTTCTACCGCGAGTGCAGGCCGCCGTGCTACCACCTCGTCGCCAGGGACTACGGCCACCTTGACATGCTCGACGACGACGCCCCCAAGCTCGTCACCGGCCTCTGCAAGCAAGGGAGCAGCGACAAGGACGTGATGAGGAGGACCGTCGCCGGGATCATGGTCGCCTTCCTGAGGTCTGCGCTGGGGGAAGAAGACAGTGAAGATCTCAAGGCCATACTCGGAGATCCTGGGCTCGCACCGACCACCTTGGACCCTGTTGAGTACCGGTTGGCATGA
- the LOC120671549 gene encoding 5-amino-6-(5-phospho-D-ribitylamino)uracil phosphatase, chloroplastic-like, with product MVVDTVSASTSIIAPHLFDQRSRGPHRPLSRTFHVVACRPLGTAFAGRRLVARVARQTSPRLADWPVKALAMGVTKEASPRREYRGIPGDGGDMGDVGVTNPAPSWPPRNRADDPKLHNPLLRLERMGCGWLGVIFEWEGVIVEDDAELERQAWLTLAQEEGKSPPPAFLLRRVEGMKNEQAISEVLCWSRDPSELRRLASRKEEIHSSLRGGSFYQMRNGSREFMSTLANYKIPIAVATTRPRKVIEEAIEAVGARSFFDAVVAAEDVYRGKPDPEMFLYAAQLLSLIPERCIVFGNSNSAVEAAHDARMKCVAVASKHRIYELSAADLVVKQLDELSVVDLKNLTDIESPEFGMEPEPEMEEEASTPSSAVGVDLFW from the coding sequence ATGGTTGTCGATACGGTCAGCGCGAGCACCTCCATTATTGCGCCCCACCTGTTCGACCAGAGGTCCAGGGGCCCCCACCGCCCCCTCAGCCGGACGTTCCATGTCGTCgcctgccgccccctgggcACCGCCTtcgcgggccgccgcctcgtGGCCCGGGTCGCCAGGCAGACGTCGCCGCGGCTCGCGGACTGGCCGGTCAAGGCGCTGGCCATGGGGGTGACCAAGGAGGCCAGCCCGCGCAGGGAGTACCGGGGGATCcccggggacggcggcgacaTGGGGGATGTTGGGGTCACCAACCCGGCCCCGTCCTGGCCCCCGCGGAACAGGGCGGATGACCCCAAGCTGCACAACCCGCTGCTCCGCCTCGAGCGGATGGGCTGCGGGTGGCTCGGCGTCATCTTCGAGTGGGAGGGGGTCATTGTCGAGGATGATGCCGAATTGGAAAGGCAGGCGTGGCTGACCCTGGCGCAGGAGGAGGGGAAGTCGCCGCCTCCGGCTTTCCTGTTGAGGAGAGTGGAAGGGATGAAGAACGAGCAGGCGATTTCCGAGGTTCTCTGCTGGTCACGGGACCCCTCGGAGCTCAGGCGATTGGCCTCGCGAAAGGAGGAGATACACAGCAGCCTTCGGGGTGGCTCTTTCTACCAGATGAGGAACGGTTCGCGGGAGTTCATGAGCACGCTGGCCAATTACAAGATCCCTATTGCTGTGGCCACCACACGCCCACGGAAGGTTATTGAAGAAGCCATCGAAGCTGTTGGCGCGCGGAGTTTCTTTGACGCCGTCGTGGCAGCGGAGGATGTCTATCGGGGGAAGCCTGACCCCGAAATGTTTCTGTACGCTGCTCAGCTCCTAAGCCTAATTCCGGAGAGGTGCATCGTGTTCGGGAACTCCAACTCCGCCGTGGAAGCCGCTCATGATGCTCGCATGAAGTGTGTCGCGGTTGCAAGCAAGCACAGAATCTATGAGCTTAGTGCTGCAGATCTTGTGGTGAAGCAACTGGATGAGCTATCTGTTGTTGACTTGAAGAACCTCACTGATATCGAGTCTCCGGAGTTTGGCATGGAACCTGAACCAGAGATGGAGGAAGAAGCGTCCACACCATCGTCAGCAGTGGGTGTAGATTTATTCTGGTAA
- the LOC120671566 gene encoding beta-amylase 7-like, with the protein MGVKEEDGDEEEEEEEEDDGCYYMDPCPVPVASPAGSGVGGRANYGRRRAREEKERTKLRERQRRAITGRILAGLRQHGNYSLRARADINEVIAALAREAGWVVLPDGTTFPTSSPPPAAAAAQVGPPLPLSAASFSVSPLGQALDLGRRE; encoded by the coding sequence atGGGGGtcaaggaggaggacggcgacgaggaggaggaggaggaggaggaagacgacggcTGCTACTACATGGACCCGTGCCCCGTGCCCGTCGCGTCGCCGGCTGGCAGCGGCGTCGGCGGGAGGGCCAActatgggcggcggcgcgcgcgcgaggaGAAGGAGCGGACCAAGCTgcgggagcggcagcggcgcgcgatCACGGGGCGGATCCTGGCGGGGCTGCGCCAGCACGGCAACTACAGCCTCCGGGCGCGCGCCGACATCAACGAGGTGATCGCGGCGCTGGCGCGCGAGGCCGGCTGGGTCGTCCTCCCCGACGGCACCACCTTCCCCACCTCCTccccgccccccgccgccgccgccgcgcaggtcggtccccccctccctctctctgctGCTTCCTTCTCAGTCAGTCCACTCGGTCAGGCTCTCGATTTGGGACGAAGGGAATGA
- the LOC120671533 gene encoding beta-amylase 2, chloroplastic-like, with the protein MLTRAPPPCVFPIQPAPRPVMVAAAPLALALPLPTSPALPLRGVPPVAARPISHRPALAPVPSVLLSPPRTAASSRPPADDVPDGESSHLLAVPVPAPMDPAIAEDAAVAKQVPEVAPRPPERDFAGTPYVPVYVMLPLGVVNVSGEVMDADELVGQLRVLKAAGVDGVMVDCWWGNVEAHRPQEYNWTGYKRLFQMIRELKLKLQVVMSFHECGGNVGDDVSIPLPHWVTEIGRSNPDIYFTDRAGRRNTECLSWGIDKERVLQGRTAVEVYFDFMRSFRVEFDEYFEDGIISEIEIGLGACGELRYPSYPAKHGWKYPGIGEFQCYDRYLQKNLRRAAEARGHTIWARGPDNAGHYNSEPNLTGFFCDGGDYDSYYGRFFLNWYSQMLVDHADRVLMLARLAFEGSSIAVKVSGVHWWYKTASHAAELTAGFYNPCNRDGYAPIAAVLKKYDAALNFTCVELRTMDQHEVYPEAFADPEGLVWQVLNAAWDAGIQVASENALPCYDRDGFNKILENAKPLNDPDGRHLFGFTYLRLSKVLFERRNFFEFERFVKRMHGEAVLDLQV; encoded by the exons ATGCTGACGCGTGCGCCTCCCCCTTGTGTGTTTCCCATCCAGCCGGCGCCCCGCCCCGTGATGGTCGCCGCTGCgccgctcgcgctcgcgctcccgctcccgacctcgccggcgctccCGCTCCGCGGCGTCCCGCCCGTGGCCGCGCGCCCCATCTCCCACCGCCCCGCGCTCGCGCCGGTGCCCTCCGTCCTCCTCTCGCCCCCGCGGACCGCAGCCTCCTCGCGCCCCCCGGCGGACGACGTCCCCGACGGCGAGTCCTCGCACCTCCTCGCCGTCCCAGTCCCCGCCCCCATGGACCCCGCCATCGCCGAAGATGCAGCCGTCGCCAAGCAG GTGCCCGAAgtggcgccgcgcccgccggagcGGGATTTCGCCGGCACGCCCTACGTCCCCGTATACGTCATGCTCCCT CTTGGGGTGGTGAATGTCAGCGGCGAGGTGATGGACGCGGACGAGCTGGTGGGCCAGCTGCGGGTGCTCAAGGCAGCTGGGGTGGACGGGGTCATGGTCGACTGCTGGTGGGGGAACGTCGAGGCGCACAGGCCGCAGGAGTACAACTGGACTGGCTACAAGCGCCTCTTCCAGATGATCAGGGAGCTCAAGCTCAAGTTGCAG GTTGTCATGTCATTCCATGAATGTGGTGGCAATGTTGGAGATGATGTGTCCATTCCTCTCCCACATTGGGTAACAGAGATTGGAAGGAGCAACCCGGATATCTACTTTACTGACAGGGCAGGAAGGCGTAATACCGAGTGCTTATCATGGGGAATTGATAAGGAAAGGGTTCTACAAGGCCGAACAGCTGTGGAG GTATATTTTGACTTCATGCGAAGCTTCCGAGTGGAGTTTGATGAGTATTTTGAGGATGGGATCATCTCAGAAATTGAGATTGGACTAGGGGCTTGTGGAGAGCTGCGGTATCCATCTTATCCAGCAAAACATGGCTGGAAATACCCTGGCATTGGAGAATTTCAG TGCTACGACAGGTACTtacagaaaaatttgagaagagCGGCAGAAGCACGAGGACATACTATATGGGCAAGAGGGCCAGACAATGCTGGGCACTATAATTCTGAACCAAATCTCACTGGGTTTTTTTGTGATGGAGGAGATTATGATAGTTATTATGGCCGTTTTTTCCTCAACTGGTACTCTCAGATGTTGGTGGATCATGCAGACCGTGTCCTGATGTTAGCAAGGTTGGCTTTTGAGGGTTCAAGCATAGCTGTTAAG GTTTCTGGAGTGCACTGGTGGTACAAAACTGCCAGTCATGCTGCTGAATTAACCGCTGGTTTTTACAACCCATGCAACCGTGATGGCTATGCTCCAATTGCTGCAGTATTGAAGAAATATGATGCTGCTTTGAACTTTACATGTGTTGAATTGCGCACTATGGATCAGCATGAGGTATACCCTGAGGCATTTGCAGATCCAGAGGGCCTGGTATGGCAG GTGCTAAATGCTGCGTGGGATGCTGGGATACAAGTGGCCAGTGAGAACGCTCTACCTTGCTATGATAGAGATGGATTCAACAAGATTTTGGAGAATGCCAAACCACTGAATGACCCAGATGGACGGCATTTGTTTGGATTCACCTAcctgaggcttagcaaagttcTGTTTGAGAGGCGCAACTTTTTCGAATTCGAGCGCTTTGTCAAGAGAATGCACG GTGAGGCGGTTCTTGATCTGCAAGTATAG
- the LOC120671541 gene encoding uncharacterized protein LOC120671541 — protein sequence MSLACGLPLLECVYCLACARWAWKRCLHTGEADSATWGLASAADFEPVPRMCRLVMANYEPDLSASAPLLFDPACVLRRRTYADTRGRVTPYLLYLDHAHADIVLALRGLNLVKESDYALLLDNRLGKRRFDGGYVHNGLLRAAGWVLDAECDLLRDLLERYPDYTLTFTGHSLGAGIAAMLTMVVVLNLDKLGNVDRSRTRCYAMAPARCMSLNLAVRYADVINSVVLQDDFLPRTATPLEDIFKSILCLPCLLCLRCLRDTCIPEDAMLKDPRRLYAPGRIYHIVERKMCRCGRYPPVVKTAVPVDGRFEHIVLSCNATADHAIVWIEREAQKALDLMLEEEETMAVPSEQRMERNETLQREHVEEHRAALRRAVTLSVPDARAPSPYGTFDDDDARRRRQPERSESFPPAGARQRMSWNDLIERVFDKDEDGQIVLRSSVFS from the exons atgTCGCTGGCCTGCGGCCTGCCGCTGCTCGAGTGCGTCTACTGCCTCGCCTGCGCGCGCTGGGCCTGGAAGCGCTGCCTCCACACCGGCGAGGCCGACAGCGCCACCTGGGGCCTCGCCTCTGCCGCCGACTTCGAGCCCGTCCCGCGCATGTGCCGCCTCGTCATGGCCAACTACGAGCCCGacctctccgcctccgcgccgctcctctTCGACCCCGCCtgcgtcctccgccgccgcacctacGCCGACACCCGCGGCCGCGTCACCCCCTACCTCCTCTACCTCGACCACGCGCACGCCGACATCGTCCTCGCGCTCCGGGGGCTCAACCTCGTCAAGGAGTCCGACTACGCGCTCCTCCTCGACAACCGCCTCGGCAAGCGCCGCTTCGACGGCGGCTACGTTCACAACGGCCTCCTCAGGGCCGCCGGCTGGGTGCTCGACGCCGAGTGCGACCtcctcagggacctcctcgagAGGTACCCCGACTACACGCTCACCTTCACGGGGCATTCCCTGGGCGCCGGCATCGCCGCCATGCTCACCATGGTCGTCGTGCTCAACCTCGACAAGCTCGGCAACGTCGACAGGAGCCGAACGCGCTGCTACGCCATGGCGCCCGCCAGGTGCATGTCGCTCAACCTCGCCGTCAGATATGCCGACGTCATCAACTCTGTCGTCCTACAG GATGACTTCTTGCCCCGGACAGCTACTCCTTTGGAGGACATTTTCAAGTCAATCCTCTG CTTGCCGTGCCTCCTATGTTTGAGGTGTTTGAGGGATACATGTATACCTGAAGATGCAATGCTAAAGGATCCAAGAAGGCTTTATGCACCAGGCAGGATATATCACATAGTGGAAAGAAAAATGTGCAG GTGCGGAAGATATCCACCGGTAGTCAAAACAGCTGTGCCTGTGGATGGTAGATTTGAGCACATTGTTCTTTCCTGCAACGCCACAGCAGACCATGCCATTGTTTGGATTGAGAGGGAAGCCCAAAAGGCTTTGGAT CTgatgctggaggaggaggagacaaTGGCGGTTCCGTCGGAGCAGCGGATGGAGCGGAACGAGACCCTGCAGAGGGAGCACGTGGAGGAGCACAGGGCCGCGCTGCGCCGGGCCGTGACGCTGTCGGTGCCGGACGCGCGGGCGCCGTCGCCGTACGGCAcgttcgacgacgacgacgccaggCGGCGGAGGCAGCCGGAGAGGAGCGAGAGCTTCCCGCCGGCGGGGGCCAGGCAGCGGATGAGCTGGAACGACCTGATCGAGCGGGTGTTCGACAAGGACGAGGACGGCCAGATCGTGCTGCGCAGCTCGGTTTTCTCCtga
- the LOC120671576 gene encoding cleavage and polyadenylation specificity factor subunit 2-like yields the protein MGTSVQVTPLSGAYGEGPLCYLLAVDGFRFLLDCGWTDLCDTSQLQPLAKVAPTIDAVLLSHPDMMHLGALPYAMKHLGLSAPVYATEPVFRLGLLTMYDHFLSRWQVSDFDLFTLDDVDAAFQNVVRLKYSQNYLLNDKGEGIVIAPHVAGHLLGGTVWKITKDGEDVVYAVDFNHRKEMHLNGTVLGSFVRPAVLITDAYNALNNQGYRKKQDQDFIDSLVKVLASGGSVLLPVDTAGRVLELLLILDKYWGDRRLEYPIYFLTNVSTSTIDYVKSFLEWMGDQIAKSFESSRANAFLLKKVTLIINKEELEKLGDTPKVVLASMASLEVGFSHAIFVEMANEARNLVLFTEKGQFGTLARMLQVDPPPKAVKVTMSKRIPLVGDELKAYEEEQERIKKEEAIKASLVKEEELKASHGPNAKASDPMVIDTSSSRKSAKAGSHFGGNNDILIDGFVPPSTSVAPMFPFFENTAEWDDFGEVINPDDYTMKQEEMDSTLMLGPGDCLDGKIDDGSARLLLDSTPSKVISNEMTVQVKCSLVYMDFEGRSDGRSVKSVIAHVAPLKLVLVHGSAEATEHLKMHCAKNLDSHVYAPQIEETIDVTSDLCAYKVQLSEKLMSNIICKKLGEHEIAWVDAEVGKEDEKLVLLPPSSMPPPHKPVLVGDLKLSDFKQFLENKGWQVEFSGGALWCGEHITVRKIGDSQKGSTGSQQIVLEGPLCEDYYKIRKHLYSQFYLL from the exons ATGGGGACGTCGGTGCAGGTGACGCCTCTCAGCGGGGCGTACGGGGAGGGGCCCCTGTGCtacctgctcgccgtcgacggctTCCGCTTCCTCCTCGACTGCGGATGGACCGACCTCTGCGACACCTCGCAACTCCAGCCCCTCGCCAA GGTTGCACCAACAATAGATGCTGTTCTTTTGTCACATCCTGACATGATGCATCTAGGAGCTTTGCCCTATGCTATGAAACATCTTGGACTCTCTGCACCAGTGTATGCAACAGAACCTGTGTTTAGACTTGGACTTTTGACCATGTACGATCATTTTCTTTCTCGATGG CAAGTCTCAGACTTTGACTTGTTTACTTTGGATGATGTTGATGCTGCATTCCAAAACGTTGTGAGATTGAAATACTCACAAAATTACCTTTTGAATG ATAAAGGTGAAGGAATTGTTATTGCTCCACATGTGGCTGGGCATCTTTTGGGGGGTACAGTGTGGAAGATAACAAAAGATGGAGAAGATGTTGTGTACGCTGTTGACTTCAACCATCGGAAAGAGAT GCATTTGAATGGTACCGTTCTTGGATCTTTTGTGCGGCCAGCTGTTCTGATAACTGATGCTTACAATGCTTTGAACAATCAAGGCTACAGAAAAAAGCAGGATCAAGATTTCATTG ATTCATTAGTTAAAGTTCTGGCAAGTGGTGGAAGTGTGTTACTTCCTGTTGATACTGCTGGTAGGGTGTTGGAACTTCTTTTGATATTGGATAAG TACTGGGGTGACCGGCGTCTGGAGTACCCTATCTACTTTCTTACAAATGTTTCTACAAGTACTATCGACTATGTCAAGAGTTTTCTTGAATGGATGGGTGATCAGATCGCAAAATCTTTTGAAAGCAGTAGAGCTAATGCCTTCTTGTTAAA AAAGGTCACACTTATAATTAACAAAGAAGAGCTTGAAAAATTGGGAGATACTCCAAAG gtggtTCTGGCGTCCATGGCAAGTTTGGAGGTTGGCTTTTCTCATGCCATATTTGTTGAGATGGCAAATGAAGCAAGGAATCTAGTGCTCTTTACTGAGAAGGGACAG TTTGGTACACTTGCTCGAATGCTTCAAGTGGACCCACCCCCTAAAGCTGTGAAGGTCACTATGAGCAAGCGAATTCCTTTGGTGGGTGATGAGCTAAAAGCTTATGAAGAAGAACAGGAACGGATAAAAAAGGAAGAAGCAATAAAGGCTAGCCTTGTCAAAGAAGAGGAACTAAAGGCTTCGCATGGACCAAATGCGAAGGCTTCTGACCCAATGGTCATTGATACAAGTTCATCTCGTAAATCCGCCAAGG CCGGTTCACATTTTGGTGGGAACAATGATATTCTCATTGATGGATTTGTCCCTCCTTCAACCAGTGTTGCTCCAATGTTTCCCTTCTTTGAAAATACTGCTGAATGGGATGACTTTGGCGAGGTCATCAATCCTGATGATTATACGATGAAACAAGAAGAAATGGATAGTACTTTGATGCTT GGTCCTGGAGATTGTTTAGATGGTAAAATTGATGATGGCTCAGCACGTCTGCTTCTTGATTCAACACCCTCAAAAGTTATTTCCAATGAGATGACA GTTCAAGTGAAATGCTCATTGGTTTATATGGACTTTGAAGGTCGCTCTGATGGGCGTTCTGTGAAGTCAGTTATAGCTCATGTGGCTCCACTGAAACTT GTTCTGGTGCACGGATCAGCGGAAGCTACTGAGCATTTGAAAATGCATTGTGCAAAGAATTTAGACTCACATGTTTATGCTCCTCAGATTGAGGAAACAATTGATGTAACATCGGATTTATGTGCCTATAAG GTCCAACTTTCGGAGAAGTTAATGAGTAACATCATTTGTAAGAAG TTGGGTGAGCATGAAATTGCTTGGGTGGATGCAGAAGTTGgaaaggaagatgagaagcttgTTTTGCTTCCCCCGTCATCAATGCCGCCGCCCCACAAGCCAGTTCTTGTGGGTGATTTAAAATTGTCTGATTTTAAACAATTTCTGGAAAATAAAGGTTGGCAG GTTGAATTTTCTGGTGGTGCATTATGGTGTGGCGAACACATCACGGTGCGCAAGATTGGTGATTCCCAGAAG GGCAGCACTGGTTCTCAGCAGATCGTGCTCGAGGGCCCCCTGTGCGAGGACTACTACAAGATCCGGAAGCATCTCTACTCGCAGTTCTACTTGCTGTGA